In one window of Vanrija pseudolonga chromosome 5, complete sequence DNA:
- the MAL61_2 gene encoding Maltose permease MAL61 translates to MEDNTKAIGLTAHQVDVTSAEDIDPDTLAYGLELVEQEKVTSIKSVLASHYKAAAWGVMLSFALVMEGFDMNVVNSFYGQPAFQRKFGDLQPDGSYNVSAKWQSAIGNMASVGTLIGLIITGYCQEAFGARKTYAVGMLAMIATIFLAVFAQNLPMLLAAELLMGIPWGMFQTLSTAYAAEICPIRLRGLLASFVNMAWGIGIFLSSGVTRATLKIDSNWAWRLPYALQWVWPVPLFVGALLIPESPWWLVRKGRIDDAKRALERLARPGYYDERKLDAYVAVMKHTDDLDRAEAAKGSYKECFQGTNLRRTEIMFGVWLCQIWDGQYITSYGVVFFEAAGLAAETAFDINLSLNSMFIIGTMVGWCLIPHFGRRTLYLAGMLLQALLLLITGILGVVPSRPGITYGIGAILILINFVYNVTIGPLCYTISGELPSSRLRTRSIAMGRFVYSACSIAVGQLNPHMMNQTAWNWGAKSGWFWLGTNALCTLWCFFRLPETGKFSFAELDILFANKVPARHFTKVKIDDAAGHGAIHPAEGKLEVSHSD, encoded by the exons ATGGAGGACAACACCAAGGCTATCGGCCTCACGGCGCACCAGGTCGACGTGACCTCTGCCGAAGACATCGACCCCGACACGCTCGCGTACGgtctcgagctggtcgagcagGAGAAGGTGACGTCTATTAAGAGCGTTCTAGCGTCGCATTACAAGGCTGCGGCTTGGGGCGTGATGCTGAGCTTTGCGCTTGTCATGGAGGGGTTCGACATGAATGTT GTCAACTCGTTCTACGGTCAGCCGGCGTTCCAGCGCAAGTTTGGCGACCTGCAGCCTGACGGAAGCTACAACGTTTCAGCGAAGTGGCAGAGCGCGATCGGTAACATGGCATCAGTCGGCACGCTCATCGGGCTCATCATCACGGGATACTGCCAAGAGGCGTTTGGCGCGCGCAAGACGTACGCTGTCGGCATGCTGGCCATGATCGCGACCATTTTCTTGGCTGTGTTCGCGCAGAACTTGCCcatgctgctcgctgccgagctgctcATGGGGATCCCGTGGGGCATGTTCCAGACGCTGTCGACCGCGTACGCGGCCGAGATCTGCCCCATCCGGCTgcgcggcctgctcgcgtCGTTCGTCAACATGGCCTGGGGTATTGGCATCTTCCTCAGCTCGGGCGTGACCCGCGCCACACTCAAGATCGACAGCAACTGGG CCTGGCGCCTCCCGTACGCCCTGCAGTGGGTGTGGCCCGTCCCGCTGTttgtcggcgcgctcctcatcCCCGAGA GCCCGTGGTGGCTCGTCCGCAAGGGccgcatcgacgacgccaagcgcgccctcgagcgcctcgcccgtcCCGGATACTacgacgagcgcaagctcgacgcgtaCGTCGCGGTCATGAAGCATACCGACGACCTggaccgcgccgaggccgccaagggGTCCTACAAGGAGTGTTTCCAGGGCACGAACTTGCGCCGCACCGAGATT atGTTTGGCGTGTGGCTGTGCCAGATCTGGGACGGTCAGTACATCACCTCGTACGGCGTTGTCTT ctTTGAGGCTGCCGGCCTCGCAGCCGAGACGGCATTTGACATCAATCTCTCCCTCAACTCGATGTTCATCATCGGCACCATGGTCGGCTGGTGCT TGATCCCCCACTTCGGCCGCCGCACGCTCTACCTCGCCGGAATGCTCCTCCaggcgctgctcctcctcatcaccgGTATCCTGGGTGTCGTGCCCAGCCGCCCGGGCATCACCTACGGTATCGGTGCGATCCTGATCCTGATCAACTTTGTGTACAACGTGACCATTGGCCCGCTGT GCTACACCATCTCAGGCGAGCTCCCGTCCTCGCGCCTCCGCACGCGCTCTATCGCGATGGGCCGCTTCGTCTACTCTGCCTGCTcgatcgccgtcggccagctcaACCCGCACATGATGAACCAGACGGCGTGGAACTGGGGCGCAAAGTCGGGCTGGTTCTGGCTCGGCACCAACGCACTCTGCACGCTCTGGTGCTTCTTCCGCCTGCCCGAGACGGGCAAGTTCAGctttgccgagctcgacattcTCTTCGCCAACAAGGTGCCCGCGCGCCACTTTACCAAGGTCAAGATTGATG ACGCGGCGGGCCACGGCGCGATCCACCCCGCGgagggcaagctcgaggtgTCGCACTCGGACTAG
- the priB_14 gene encoding Protein priB encodes MSHSPVRNIRDKSIRACDGCRRMKVKCVDKETPPCRRCKANRVECKFNLTPGIPEPEASPDERLRALEAQIAGLREEMATLVRGTGGTAGFAPAMAMTPDDEEDHEHIVRVVHAPEAAAGSEEDDEEVVAPLRAEDVDRHQASPGRKRKRTASPSPSARLPAAPNPEQADAGVADPVSAGFCTEAEARRLFDRFMKHAHAFVPVLDPARDTFERLRAKPFVLTVILLTSAQVEDAYRAPSALQVQCRALAQSMSNATLFSAQASLDTVQAMVTLGSWSDLSWRPISYALSLGSEMGLYKCLPHLIRTGLGAGRTRAQAESDRPAVDGARVWMALQKMRLEIAFNEGRPVPFVDEPLDKLRSLLRHPLADINDSRSIVAIEFLQPRVPLHHVWTPDEGDCLPTAEIARVNDTFESRFHYWSSYYARAGLPRDHFLFLQLECQRSHAILHTNIKLLRGVRSRTDVRLMSKDRREILVTALHAADFVVTEFVHGSQGAHAEWGNRYFHIATVFAARALLRLATLLPEHVDLHRVGGDLDALVGKLPWLPGYPFASLMSKIIRRARRNGALPWPLGGTTPGAPDTGVTPSDVPSASEASDPFDLFSMDNLFPLFDLSQLSEDSEVNLDGQDWFDAVRMPDLPATAV; translated from the exons ATGTCCCACTCACCGGTGCGCAACATCAGAGACAAGAGCATCC GCGCCTGT gaCGGCTGCCGGCGCATGAAGGTCAAATGCGTGGACAAGGAGACGCCGCCCTGCAGGCGGTGTAAGGCGAACCGCGTCGAATGCAAGTTCAACCTCACGCCTGGGATACCAGAGCCCGAGGCGAGCCCGGACGAGCG gctgcgcgcgctcgaggcgcagaTCGCCGGCTTGCGTGAAGAGATGGCAACGCTCGTCCGTGGGACCGGTGGTACTGCGGGGTTCGCGCCGGCGATGGCCATGacccccgacgacgaagaggaccACGAGCACATCGTGCGCGTAGTGCATGCtcccgaggcggccgcgggcagcgaggaggacgatgaggaggtcgtcgcgccactgcgggccgaggacgtcgaccgTCATCAAGCCTCGCCAggccgcaagcgcaagcgcacaGCGTCCCCTTCGCCGTCTGCCCGGCTACCCGCAGCGCCGAACCCGGAAcaagccgacgccggcgtcgcggaccCGGTGTCCGCGGGGTTCtgcaccgaggccgaggcgcggcgccTCTTCGACCG GTTCATGAAGCATGCCCACGCGTTCGTGCCCGTCCTCGACCCGGCGCGGGACACGTTCGAGCG ACTCCGGGCCAAGCCGTTCGTCCTCACTGTCATCCTGTTGACTTCCGCacaggtcgaggacgcgtaCCGCGCCCCGAGCGCGCTGCAGGTCCAGTGCCGTGCGTTGGCACAGTCGATGT CCAACGCCACGCTGTTCTCGGCGCAGGCGAGCCTGGACACGGTACAGGCCATGGTCACGCTCGGCTCGTGGTCCGACCTGTCGTGGCGGCCTATCA GCTATGCCCTCAGCTTGGG CTCCGAGATGGGGCTGTACAAGTGTCTCCCGCACCTCATCCGGACGGGGCTAGGCGCCGGCCGCACGAGGGCACAGGCCGAGTCTGACCGGCCGGCGgtggacggcgcgcgggtgTGGATGGCT CTGCAGAAGATGCGCCTCGA aaTTGCGTTCAACGAGGGCCGGCCGGTGCCGttcgtcgacgagccgctTGACAAGCTGCGGTCGCTCCTCCGTCATCCGTTGGCGGACATCAACGACAGCCGGAGCATCGTGGCCATCGAGTTCCTGCAGCCGCGGG TGCCCCTGCACCACGTGTGGACGCcggacgagggcgactgCCTCCCCACTGCCGAGATCGCGCGCGTCAACGATACGTTCGAGAGCCGCTTCCACTACTGGTCGAGCTATTACG cgcgcgccggcctgccGCGCGACcacttcctcttcctccagc TCGAGTGCCAGCGGTCGCATGCCAT CCTCCACACCAACATCAAGCTCCTGCGCGGCGTCCGCTCGCGTACCGACGTGCGCCTCATGTCCAAGGACCGGCGCGAGATCCTCGTGACGGCGCTTCATGCGGCCGACTTTGTGGTCACAGAGTTCGTGCACGGAAGCCAGGGCGCACACGCCGAGTGGGGGAACCGGTACTTCC ACATCGCGACAGTGTTTGCGGCCCGCGCACTGCTGCGCCTCGCCACCCTCCTGCCCGAACATGTAGACCtgcaccgcgtcggcggcgacctcgacgcgctggtcGGAAAGCTCCCGTGGCTGCCCGGCTACCCGTTTGCCTCGCTCATGAGCAAGATTAtccgccgcgcacgccggaACGGCGCCCTGCCGTGGCCTCTGGGCGGCACTACGCCTGGAGCGCCGGACACGGGGGTGACCCCCAGCGacgtgccgtcggcgtcagaGGCAAGCGACCCGTTCGACCTCTTCTCGATGGATAACCTGTTCCCGCTGTTCGATCTCAGCCAGCTGTCAGAGGATTCAGAGGTGAACCTCGACGGGCAGGACTGGTTCGACGCAGTCCGCATGCCCGACCTCCCCGCCACCGCGGTGTAA